The proteins below come from a single Argentina anserina chromosome 1, drPotAnse1.1, whole genome shotgun sequence genomic window:
- the LOC126784320 gene encoding disease resistance protein RPP2B-like — protein MHDLLRCLGWHIVRGESPNLPGKRSRLWLDDDKGRSSWFFEDARNVLMDNTGTTAVEGLFLSLPEKEEIPLNSDPLFGFWRRNSDPFLSMSKLRLLKICNVNFLNVRLSNPCENLRLSEWHECPLKSLSSWLVLGQLVELRIPNSHIRTLWDGSQVKLNMLVRMDLSNCRYLTMTPDLSVAPNLETLILEGCTELSKVHRSIMELRRLDLLNLKGCVSLKELPDVINLPSLQTFILSGCTNLGKFPRIVDHMDTLSELYLDGTAIQDLDLSFGYLRGLVLLNLSGCKNLRGLPFSVGLMRSLKYLYLSLCSRLETLPEQIYYMSRLEELDACETAIKEFPEDIFLGSQNLKLLCFHGCSELRLRRHAPWGRAPFLTTLNLGGCNLAEGDIPDEIDILYLLQILDLSENNFLSIPRSVCQLPELREISVRGCAKLQSLPSIDPPSIKYVDIRGCTALGNNYSDRWRILPDGLRIRNCPRWDDRHPPSGVEFHQFHRSLP, from the exons ATGCATGATTTACTAAGGTGTTTGGGCTGGCATATTGTTCGTGGGGAATCGCCGAATCTCCCGGGAAAACGTAGCAGGTTGTGGCTTGATGATGATAAAGGCAGAAGTTCGTGGTTTTTTGAGGATGCTCGTAACGTGCTTATGGACAATACG GGAACAACTGCTGTTGAAGGCCTATTCTTAAGCTTacctgaaaaagaagaaatccctTTGAACTCTGATCCGTTATTTGGTTTTTGGAGAAGAAACTCTGACCCATTCTTAAGTATGAGCAAACTGAGATTGTTGAAGATTTGCAATGTAAACTTTCTGAATGTGCGCTTGTCAAATCCGTGTGAAAACTTGCGGCTTTCGGAATGGCATGAATGTCCTTTAAAATCTCTGTCATCTTGGTTAGTATTGGGACAGCTGGTTGAACTCAGGATACCAAATAGCCACATTAGAACATTATGGGATGGATCG CAGGTCAAGCTGAACATGCTAGTACGCATGGATCTTTCCAACTGCCGATATTTAACCATGACCCCAGACTTGAGTGTGGCCCCAAATCTTGAAACATTGATCCTTGAAGGTTGTACAGAGTTATCAAAGGTTCACCGTTCCATTATGGAACTCCGACGTCTggatttattgaatttgaaaggcTGCGTGAGTCTTAAGGAGCTTCCGGATGTAATCAACCTTCCGTCTCTCCAAACCTTTATTCTTTCAGGATGTACAAACCTCGGAAAGTTTCCTCGTAttgtggatcacatggataCCTTATCAGAACTCTATTTAGATGGCACGGCTATTCAAGACCTGGATTTATCATTTGGGTATTTAAGAGGCCTTGTTTTACTAAATCTAAGCGGTTGCAAGAACCTTCGGGGACTTCCATTTTCCGTCGGTTTGATGCGATCGCTGAAGTATCTGTATTTGTCATTGTGCTCGAGGTTGGAAACACTGCCAGAACAGATATACTATATGAGCCGGTTGGAGGAGCTGGATGCGTGTGAAACTGCTATAAAAGAATTCCCCGAAGACATTTTTCTTGGGTCACAGAATCTCAAACTTTTGTGTTTCCATGGATGCTCTGAACTACGCTTGCGGAGACATGCACCATGGGGGCGGGCGCCATTTTTGACAACACTAAATCTAGGAGGGTGCAATTTAGCAGAAGGAGACATCCCTGATGAAATTGACATTTTATACTTGCTGCAGATTTTGGATTTGAGTGAAAACAATTTTCTGAGCATACCAAGAAGCGTCTGTCAACTTCCTGAGCTTCGAGAAATTTCTGTGCGTGGTTGTGCCAAGCTACAGTCGTTGCCGAGTATTGATCCACCTTCTATAAAGTATGTGGATATAAGGGGTTGTACAGCGCTGGGAAATAATTATTCCGACCGCTGGAGGATATTGCCTGACGGTTTGCGCATCAGAAACTGTCCAAGATGGGATGATCGGCATCCTCCATCAGGTGTGGAGTTCCATCAATTTCATCGAAGTCTTCCCTAG
- the LOC126784392 gene encoding disease resistance protein RPV1-like, whose amino-acid sequence MEQASSSSSCPNPQTVHSPSNWDHDVFLSFRGETRNSFTDHLYYALNKKGIDAFRDTEKLQRGKSISPELLKAIEESKFAVAVLSPNYATSTWCLDELAHIVQCKKLRGLELLPVFYHVEPSQIRKQTGNYGEAFAEHEIDFKDNITTVENWREALKEVANLSGWHVTWDRRESEVVQEIVDQILYMLDNVLSVPERELAGMDARIKELEACLNLESNEIFAVGIWGMGGIGKTTLAKEVYKEIHNRFHTSGFVCDVRLRSQVD is encoded by the exons ATGGAACaagcttcatcatcatcttcttgtcCCAACCCGCAAACAGTTCATTCACCCTCTAATTGGGACCATGACGTGTTCCTCAGTTTTAGGGGAGAGACCCGCAACAGTTTCACGGACCATTTGTACTATGCGTTGAATAAGAAAGGAATTGACGCATTTAGAGATACTGAAAAGCTTCAGAGGGGGAAATCCATCTCGCCGGAGCTTCTGAAAGCAATCGAAGAGTCCAAGTTTGCGGTTGCAGTTCTTTCGCCTAACTATGCAACTTCAACTTGGTGTCTTGATGAGCTGGCTCATATTGTTCAATGCAAGAAGCTGAGGGGACTGGAACTTCTTCCGGTTTTTTACCATGTGGAGCCTTCTCAGATAAGGAAGCAGACCGGCAACTACGGCGAGGCCTTTGCTGAGCACGAGATAGATTTCAAGGACAATATCACCACGGTGGAGAATTGGAGGGAAGCTTTGAAGGAGGTAGCCAATCTTTCCGGATGGCATGTGACATGGGATAG GAGAGAATCAGAAGTTGTTCAAGAAATAGTTGATCAGATTCTATATATGCTTGACAATGTGTTATCTGTTCCTGAAAGAGAGTTAGCTGGAATGGATGCCCGTATAAAAGAATTAGAGGCTTGCCTGAATCTAGAGTCAAATGAGATATTTGCCGTAGGTATTTGGGGGATGGGGGGCATTGGTAAGACTACTCTCGCAAAAGAAGTCTACAAAGAGATTCACAACCGATTCCACACTAGCGGGTTTGTTTGCGATGTCAGATTGCGATCGCAAGTGGATTAG